The Clostridium botulinum BKT015925 genome includes the window TTAAATACTAATTAGCTTAAAGATATTATTATTCTATCAAAAGAGGTGCTTTATATGAAAACATTTGATTCTTTAATTTGTGAAACTATTCAAGCTGAGGACATGGATGAATTGGAGTCAGCTGCCGACTTATTTCAATTTGGAATAGAAAAAGGATACTATGATAAAAAACAAGCAGATGAATTTAATAATACTTATTGGAAGATAAAAACTAACTTCTTAGCTAATGAAATTAGTAAAAAAGTTAAGATGAATAGACTAGATATAACATATATAATTTCTAATGCTCCTGTAGATATAAAAAATAATATAGATTCTCTTACTGATTATGTATTTAAACGTGTTAAATCACTAAAAGGAAAAATCGGTGGCCTAAAATAACATTATATATAAAGTTAAAGTTTTTTATTATGAATAAAAGTAATTGATTTTATAGATACTAAATTTGAATATTAACATTAAGAGAGGTGGATTTTATGGCTAAAGCAGGAATGAGTCGTCCTAGTCCTAGAAAGGCTAATCATATACCAAAGAATACTGTTCCTCCAGTACCAGAAATTCAAGGAAAAGCAAAAACAGGAAATAAAAAAGTTAAACCTACATTATATCAATAAAAATCTTTAAGCTTATAGTATTTCTATATAATATAAAAGCATTTAACTTTATACCACATTTAATAAATTATTAGGTACATTTTTAAAGTTTGCACAATAAATATATAGTTGTTATTAGTCAATTCATACTACCACTCATAAAGATAAGGATATTGCTTTAAAAAGTAATATCCTTATCTATTATATACATAATATAATTATGCATAAATCATTAACTTCATAACTTAAATAATTTTTATTGTTGTTAAAATAGTTTTATATGTTTATTTTTTTTATAAATATTATTCTTCTCCCCATTACACTTTCATCTATATACTTACTTTGTACATTTGAATAATTCTTTCCTATAATATTTTGAACTTCTATAGGCTGAACAATGTCTAATGTACTTTTAAAACGCATTGTATATTCACCAGATGGTAAATTTCCTCCTTTTAACATAAACTCATTTGTTTTAGCAATTCCGTTTTTAAATTTTACAGGGAAACTAACTCTATAATTAATATCGTCCTTCTCTAAGGTAACTATTCCTTCTGTATTGTCAGGTACATTTGATTCTATTGTAATTATAGGTTTTCCATTGTTTTTTACTGATTTTGACCATACATTTATATCTAATTTGTTGTTTCTAACATGTAGCTTTTCATTATTGGGAAGATTTACACCGATTAATATAGATACTATCGAAATCACTATAAATATAATCCATTTTGTACTATTCTCTACTCTCATACTCACTATAAATTTATGCTATTAATATAATAGCTTCTCCTTTCTTTTTTAATATATTGTTTCCTTTAATGAAAAAGTTTATGTATATAAAACTTTCAAGTCATTAGTTTTAAACTTGAATTTTGAATTTTGCATATTTAACATTCATTTCCTTCAGTTTCTACATTTAAAATCAATATGTTTTTTATTGGATTTCACTATTTTTTCCTGTCTTTATATTTAAATTTTTGAATCTTTCCATTTATTTTCTTTCATTTCTTTATAATATATTGTATAATGTTAATACTTAATTTAAAATTATGCATAAATACCGCATTGCAATTTCACTAACAAATGACAAGGAGTTGAGTATTATGAACATTAAATTAGATATATTTTCAACTATGGCTTTAGCTACTTTTGTATTTTACGTTGGAATATACTGCAAAAATAAGATAAATGTTTTTTCTAAGTATTGTATACCCGCACCAGTTATCGGTGGACTTTTATTTGCAATATTAGTTTTAGTTTTAAAAATAAATAACATTGCAACTATAACTTTAGATACAACACTTCAAAATATATTTATGACAGCATTTTTCACTAGTATCGGATTTACTGCAAGTATAAAGATATTAAAAAAAGGTGGTATTACAGTAATTATATTTTTGATATTATCAATACTATTAGTAATTTCTCAAAATATTTTAGGCGTTTCACTTGCCAAACTATTTAAATTAAATCCTCTACTTGGTCTTTGTACAGGCTCTGTTTCAATGGTAGGTGGTCATGGAACATCTGGTTCTTTTGGACCTCTTTTAGAAGGTTTAAATGTTAAAGGTGCTACTACAGTTGCCTTTGCATCAGCAACTTTTGGACTTGTAATGGGAAGTTTGATTGGCGGATTCGTTGCCAAAAATTTAATTGAACGTTATAAATTAAATACTCCTAAAATATCAGAAGATGCTTCTATTCCATTAAGTGATTTTCATGAAGATGATACTGCAATTTTATGTCATACAAGATTAATGCACGCCGTATCTTGGATTTTTATGGCTATGGGAATTGGTACTCTAATATCTAAATTTATTCAAAATTTAGGTTTAACCTTTCCATCTTACATAGGTGCAATGATGGCAGCAGCTATTATTAGAAACATTTGTGATTTTAAAAAAGTTGAATTAGAAAATAAGGAAATTGAAACTATAGGTGGTATTAGTTTAGCTTTCTTTTTATCAATGGCACTTATGGGATTAAAGCTTTGGGAACTATTCGATCTAGCATTACCTATGTTTGTAATGTTGATAGGACAAGCATTGCTTATGATAGTATTTTCTTATTTTGTTGTATTTAAAGTTTTAGGTAAAAATTATGACGCAGCTGTTTTTGCTTCAGCCAATTGCGGTTTTGGAATGGGGGCTACTCCAAATGCTGTAGCTAATATGGATGCATTAACAACAAAATTTGGTTTTGCACCAACCCCTTATTTAGTTGTTCCTATTGTTGGATGTCTATTCATAGATTTTGTAAATTCAGCTGTAATTACTATATTTATTAACTTTATTCATTAGTTACTTTATAATTGTAATAATAACAAAAGGGATGTCTCATCTAGAAATTATTTCTATTGTGAGGCATCCCTTTTGTTTTATTTTATAAATTCTTTAATCCATACTCTAGCTTCATTTCCCATCTTTTCTGTTTCATGTTTTAATGGATCCTTAAATTCAATCTCACCTAATATGTTGTTTCCACCTAATTTTTCTTTAAATACTTTAAATGTTTTAGCGGAACCTCCACCACCATGACAGCAAAATAATGCTATACTCTTATTTTTTATAGTATATTTTTCAAAGAAAGTATTAAATACAGGAGCATAAGTTCCTGCCCATACTGGTGTACCAAAAACTATAAAATCATAGTTAGAAAAATCTACACGTATTGGCTCTAATTGTGGTTTATTTTTGAGCATAGCTTGAGTACCACCTAAAAGATACTTCTTAAAAAATCCTTTTTGAGCTACATCTTTTATAGGTTTTATTCTTAATATATCGCCCTTGAGTTCTTCATTTATAGATTCTGATATAAATTTTGAATTTCCTTCTAATGAATAATAAACTATTAATGATTTCATAAAAATCCCCCATTAAATTATCCCTTATTTTATAATTATGTTACTATAATAGTAGTATACTACTATTATAGTATGAACTTTAAGTATTTATTGTAAAAATCATCATAGTTATATTAATAATTTATATTACTTATTAGATTCTACTAATTTTTTTGCTAAATCCCTTATATAGTCTAGCATAGCTTTTTTGCCCTCATTATCTAAAAGATATTCTACATGTTCAACTGTACTTTCAACAAATTTAGGATTTTTTATATCTAACAAACCATTACTTACATCTGTTTTATCCTGATTTTCTGATGGTATCTCTATTGCTTTAAAGCTTTCTTCTAATTCTTTTAATTGTTCTTTCATAGTAGCTGAAACCTTTGTAATGTAATCATCTTTTACATAACTTGTTTTTTCTGCTAATTTAAATTGGTCCTGTATTAATTCTACAATATCATCAATCATTTTTGTTACTTGTGCTTCTTGTATTTCTTCACACACATAACCCGTAACTGTTTTAAAAGTTATCTTGACATGAGCGTTTTGATATCTAGTTGAAATCTTTTGAATAAGCTTTAAACCAAAATCATGAAATATACCTAAAACTGACATCTTGAACTCTTTAGATTCTAATTTAATTTCATATATATTTTCTAACTTAGATACAAATCCTTCACACTCTAAATCTAATTTACAATTCATTTTTTCTCTTAAACTTCCAAGTTCTTCCTGACTAAGTCTTCCATCTTCATCTGATAAAACACCATCTCCAAAAGCTAGCATTTCATTTATATTTTGTAAAACTCCAACAGGTATTTGATTCATTTGATTTTCTTTATTAATTGTCATCTTATCTTTCCTTTCCAATTAAATTTTTTAGTGTCATATGTTCATATTTTACACTTTATATATTCATTCTTCAATTTTTTTGCTTTAATTGTACAAAAAAAAGCTCTTATTGTAGATTTTATCACTTTACAATAAAAGCTTTTTTAATTATTATTTTTTCTATTAATCTGTTACAGGCAGATTTCTAAGCATTTGAGCCATATTATCAAAGAATCCTATAGCTCCATCCCAGTGTCTTCCTATTATATCTTCATGATCCATTGGTTTTACACCCATGAAATTCCACTTACCTATCTTAGGAGCTCCATTATAATTTACTATCGCATCATTCGAACCAGCTTTAGGACCATTTTCAGAAATAGTATTTACATATCCATCATTTGGCCACCATTTTTCATCTATTACAGGTATAGCACGACGTGAATTATGTCTACTATATGATCCCATTAATTGAGCTTGTGCAAACCATTGTAAATTATACAATCCCTTATCACCCATTTTTAAAGGATTAGCTATTTGATGACCTAATAATAAACTTGCTGGATTAGTCATGGTTCCACAACATGCCCATGAAAAATAATATACATTTGGTTGTGCTTTTACCCATCTATTTTGTGCTACAGCACCATCTGTACTTAAGTCTACTGAACAAATATCTTTTGAATACCACATTCTACTTTTATTACATCTTGTAAAATAACTTAAAAAACTTTCATGAGGTTTTCTTTTAAGTCCCCATTGATCAACTTTCAAATCAAAAACTATATCTGAATTAGGTATATTGCCTAAAACTGATCCTATTGCTCCTATTCCAAGTGCTGCTACAGCATTAGTACCTTTCATATCTGCAAGTGTAGTTCCATCATGTGGAGATGCCAATGTTACAACACTAGAAATCCAAGAATTATCACCCTTAAATAAGTTACTACCATTTTCCTTCGATGCTTTTCTTTCTTCTTGACTTCCTTTAGCAAGAAGTTGAGTAAGCATACGAACAGTTTGTCCGCCTTGACTATGACCTATAAGATGAATTTTACGTATGTTACCTTTGTTATCTTTTGTACCCCAAAGTGGATAAAATCCTCTATATGTTCTTCCATATCTAGAATGTCCAAATTTCTTTGAATGTGCTTCACCATAGTCAACTGTACCACCTTTAATTTGAGCATAAAGTTCACATGCCCTATCCCAGTTACTTGAAAGTGGACCTACTGCTGCGGTGTATGTCGTAAATCCTTTATTAATAAGTTCTTGTTGCAAATCAACATTTCCACCCCAATAATATCTTGATTGAAATGCTATTGTTCCAAAATTTTCTTCCCTTCCCCATCCATTGCATCCATGGCATAGTACTATAGGATAATCATTATTGGCTTTTGTTATGTTATTGTTTTGTGCTGCAAGTACAGTGTTAGATTTTCCACTACTAAATGTTAATAAAGTTATAAATGTAAATACAAAAATAGAAACTATTGAGATAAATCTTTTAGTTTTTACATTACCTTTCATTCCCCTAAACCACCTTTCTTTAATACTTTTCTTGATTAATATAGCTAATAAAACATACTCTGAAAATATACAATAACATGATACACAATTACTATTTAAAGGTTTACATATGTTACATATCATTGTATACTTTGTCGGAAATTATGTTATATTATGCTTAAAGGAAATGTTACACTATTTTGAATTATCTGTCAATTGCTTTATTATTTGAATTTTAAGTATTAATATATTAATATATTTAATTATTTTGAATATATTACGTATTCTAATCATTTAGTTAATATTTTGTTGTTACTTTATTTACAATTTATCGACAATAAATAATTTTTATCGCATATTTCTAAATAACTTAAATAAAAAAGTATTAGTTAAAAGTTTAATTTAAACTAATACTTTTTTTTATAAATTTATATCTATCTTCTAAATAATGCTTGCCATGTTTCTTTGCCAACTATTCCATCTATCTGAAGTCCATAATTTTTTTGAAGATTTTTAACTGCCCTTTCAGTTTCAGGTCCAAAAATTCCGTCTGCTCCATATATTCCTATTCTGTAACCTTTGGCTAGT containing:
- a CDS encoding esterase/lipase family protein; translation: MKGNVKTKRFISIVSIFVFTFITLLTFSSGKSNTVLAAQNNNITKANNDYPIVLCHGCNGWGREENFGTIAFQSRYYWGGNVDLQQELINKGFTTYTAAVGPLSSNWDRACELYAQIKGGTVDYGEAHSKKFGHSRYGRTYRGFYPLWGTKDNKGNIRKIHLIGHSQGGQTVRMLTQLLAKGSQEERKASKENGSNLFKGDNSWISSVVTLASPHDGTTLADMKGTNAVAALGIGAIGSVLGNIPNSDIVFDLKVDQWGLKRKPHESFLSYFTRCNKSRMWYSKDICSVDLSTDGAVAQNRWVKAQPNVYYFSWACCGTMTNPASLLLGHQIANPLKMGDKGLYNLQWFAQAQLMGSYSRHNSRRAIPVIDEKWWPNDGYVNTISENGPKAGSNDAIVNYNGAPKIGKWNFMGVKPMDHEDIIGRHWDGAIGFFDNMAQMLRNLPVTD
- a CDS encoding flavodoxin family protein; this encodes MKSLIVYYSLEGNSKFISESINEELKGDILRIKPIKDVAQKGFFKKYLLGGTQAMLKNKPQLEPIRVDFSNYDFIVFGTPVWAGTYAPVFNTFFEKYTIKNKSIALFCCHGGGGSAKTFKVFKEKLGGNNILGEIEFKDPLKHETEKMGNEARVWIKEFIK
- the gltS gene encoding sodium/glutamate symporter; this translates as MNIKLDIFSTMALATFVFYVGIYCKNKINVFSKYCIPAPVIGGLLFAILVLVLKINNIATITLDTTLQNIFMTAFFTSIGFTASIKILKKGGITVIIFLILSILLVISQNILGVSLAKLFKLNPLLGLCTGSVSMVGGHGTSGSFGPLLEGLNVKGATTVAFASATFGLVMGSLIGGFVAKNLIERYKLNTPKISEDASIPLSDFHEDDTAILCHTRLMHAVSWIFMAMGIGTLISKFIQNLGLTFPSYIGAMMAAAIIRNICDFKKVELENKEIETIGGISLAFFLSMALMGLKLWELFDLALPMFVMLIGQALLMIVFSYFVVFKVLGKNYDAAVFASANCGFGMGATPNAVANMDALTTKFGFAPTPYLVVPIVGCLFIDFVNSAVITIFINFIH